Below is a window of Cupriavidus sp. MP-37 DNA.
CCGGCTGCGACGAATCCAAGGAAGAAGTGGTCGAGCTGGTCGACTTCCTCAAGGATCCGCAGAAATTCCAGAAGCTGGGCGGCCGCATCCCGCGCGGCGTGCTGCTGGTCGGCCCTCCGGGCACCGGCAAGACGCTGCTGGCGCGTGCCATCGCCGGCGAGGCCAAGGTGCCGTTCTTCAGCATCTCGGGCTCCGACTTCGTTGAAATGTTCGTCGGCGTGGGCGCGGCGCGTGTCCGCGACATGTTCGAGAACGCCAAGAAGCAGGCTCCCTGCATCGTCTTCATCGATGAAATCGACGCGGTCGGCCGCCATCGTGGCGCCGGCATGGGCGGCGGCAATGACGAGCGCGAGCAGACCCTGAACCAGATGCTGGTCGAGATGGACGGCTTCGAGGCCAACTCGGGCGTGATCGTGATCGCCGCGACCAACCGTGCCGACGTGCTGGACAAGGCGCTGCTGCGTCCGGGCCGTTTCGACCGCCAGGTCTACGTCGGCCTGCCGGACATCCGCGGCCGCGAGCAGATCCTGAAGGTCCATATGCGCAAGGTGCCGATCGGCAACGACGTCGACGCCTCGGTGATCGCGCGCGGCACGCCGGGCTTCTCGGGCGCCGACCTGGCCAACCTGGTCAACGAGGCCGCGCTGTTTGCCGCCCGCCGCAACAAGCGCGTGGTCGACATGCAGGACTTCGAAGACGCCAAGGACAAGATCTACATGGGTCCGGAGCGCAAGTCGACGGTGATGCGCGAGGAAGAGCGCCGCGCCACGGCTTACCACGAGTCCGGCCATGCGGTGGTGGCCAAGCTGCTGCCGAAGGCCGACCCGGTGCACAAGGTCACCATCATGCCGCGTGGCTGGGCGCTGGGCGTGACCTGGCAGCTGCCGGAACATGACAAGTATTCGAAGTACAAGGACAGCATGCTGGAAGAGGTGGCGATCCTCTTCGGCGGCCGCGCGGCGGAAGAGGTCTTCCTCAACGCCATGAGCACGGGCGCTTCCAACGACTTCGAGCGCGCCACCAAGATCGCGCGCGACATGGTGACCCGCTTCGGCATGAGCGATTCGCTGGGGGCGATGGTCTACGTCGATACCGAGCAGGACGGCATGTTCGGCAAGCTGTCGTCGAAGACCGTGTCGGAAGCCACGCAGCAGAAGGTCGACGCCGAGATCCGCCGCATCATCGACGAGCAATACGCGCTGGCCAAGCGCCTGCTCGAAGAGAACCGCGACAAGGTCGAGGCCATGACCAACGCGCTGATGGAATGGGAAACCATCGATGCCGACCAGGTCAACGACATCATGGCCGGCAAGCCGCCGCGCCCGCCGCGCAGCGCGTCGGGCCCCAACGGTGGCGGCAGCACGCCTTCGGGCGGCTCGCCGGTGGCGCCGACCAACGCGCCCGCCACGGCCTGATCCAGCGCTGGTCCCACTGACGGCGCTGTAGCGATGGCTGTGTAGTGCCTCTCCCTGAAGCCGGTGCCTGGTGCACCGGCTTTTCCTTTTAGCGCGGCCAGGCCGCGCGCATCGCCGAAGCCCTACCTTGCAGCAGACCACTCAAACCCGGCACTTCCAGTGCGGCCGTTTCCGCTTTGCCCTGGACCAGCGCCCGCTGGTGATGGGCATCCTCAATGTCACGCCCGACTCGTTTTCCGACGGCGGCCAGCATGCCAGCCGCGACGCGGCGCTGCGCCATGCCGAGCAGATGATTGCCGAGGGCGTCGACATCATCGACATCGGCGGCGAATCGAGCCGGCCCGGTTCCGCCGCGCTGCCGCTGGCGGACGAGCTGGCGCGCGTGATTCCGGTAGTGAAAGCGCTGCGCGACTGCGGCAAGCCGCTGTCGATCGATACCTACAAGCCGGAGGTCATGCGCGCCGCGCTTGCGGCCGGAGCCGATCTCATCAACGATATCTGGGGCCTGCGCATGCCCGGCGCGATCGAGGCGGTGGCGGGCGGACAGGCGGGCCTGTGCGTGATGCATATGCAGCGCGATCCGCAGACCATGCAGGAGGATCCGCACTACGACGATGTGGTCGCCGAAGTCGCGCAGTTCCTGGCCGAGCGCGTCGCCGTGCTGCGCGCGGCTGGGATCGACGATGCCCGCATCTGCCTCGATCCGGGATTTGGCTTCGGCAAGACGCCGGATCATAATCTGCGCCTGCTCGGGCAGTTGCCGAGGCTGGCGCTGGACGGCCTGCCGGTGCTGGCGGGCATCTCGCGCAAATCCACGCTGGGCGCCATCCTGGGGGGCCGGCCGCCGCAGCAGCGCATTGCCGCCAGCATCGCCGCGGCGGTCTGTGCGGTGGAGCGCGGTGCGTTGATCGTGCGCGTGCATGATGTGCAGCAGACCGTCGATGCCGTGAAGACCTGGTGGGCCGTGCGCAACGAATCCGTCAGCGCGGGCTGAGCCGGGCGCCGACGCCGGTCGGCGCCACCAAGACAGAACACAGAAGAGAAAGGGAACAAGGAATGACACGCAAGTATTTCGGGACCGATGGCGTGCGGGGCAAGGTCGGCGATGCGCCGATCACGCCGGATTTCGTGATGCGGCTGGGCCATGCCGCTGGCAAGGTGCTGGCGCACGGCGCCAGGACCGGGCAGGGCAAGCCGACCGTGCTGATCGGCAAGGACACGCGCATTTCGGGCTACATGCTCGAAGCCGCGCTGGAAGCCGGCTTTACCTCGGCGGGCGTGCACGTGCTGCTGACCGGGCCGCTGCCGACCCCAGGCATCGCCTACCTGACGCGGGCGCTGCGGCTGTCCGCGGGCGTGGTGATCTCGGCCAGCCACAACCCCTACTACGACAACGGCATCAAGTTCTTCTCGGCCAGCGGCGACAAGCTGCCTGACACGGTCGAGGCGGCGATCGAGGCGGCCCTGGACGAGCCCATGGTGTGCGCCCCCTCCGACGACCTGGGGCGCGCCCGCCGCATCGACGATGCCGCCGGCCGCTATATCGAATTCTGCAAGAGCACCTTCCCGTACGAGCAGGACCTGCACGGCCTGAAGCTGGTGGTCGACTGCGCCCATGGCGCGGCGTATCACATCGCGCCGCCGGTGTTCCATGAGCTGGGCGCCGACGTGGTCGCCATCGGCAACCAGCCGAACGGCCGCAATATCAACGCCGGCTACGGCGCCACCGCGCCGGAGAAGCTGATCGAGGCGGTCAAGGCCAACGGCGCCGACCTGGGCCTGGCCTTCGATGGCGACGCGGACCGGCTGCAGGTGGTGGACGCGGATGGCCGGCTCTACAACGGCGACGAACTGCTGTATCTGATCGTGCGCGACCGCCAGGCGGCGGGGCAGGCGGTACCCGGCGCGGTCGGCACGCTGATGACCAATATGGCGGTGGAGCTGGCGCTCAAGCGCGAGGGCGTCGACTTCGTGCGCGCCAAGGTGGGCGACCGCTATGTGCTGGAGGAGCTGAACAAGCGCAAGTGGACGCTGGGCGGCGAAGGCTCCGGCCACCTGCTGTGCCTGGATCGCCACAGCACCGGCGACGGCATCGTGTCGGCGCTGCAGGTGCTGGGCGCACTGCGCCGCAGCGGCAAGACCCTGGCGCAACTGCTCGACGGCGTGAAGCTGTTCCCGCAGACGCTGATCAATGTGCGCGTGCAGAAGGGGTTCGACTGGCAGACCCACGCCGGCCTGCAGGCGGCGCGTGCGGCGGTGGAGCCGGAACTGGAAGGCCGCGGCCGGGTGCTGATCCGCGCCTCGGGCACCGAGCCCGTGGTGCGCGTGATGGTCGAGGCCGAGCAGGCCGAGATGGCCGAGCGCGCGGCGAGGAAGCTGGCGGACGCGCTGGGTGCGTGATAGCGCCCATCCCAGAAAAGAACGCCGGGCTCGCCCGGCGTTCTTTTTGTCTAACTGCGCAATTAACCGCCGTCATATTTGCCACCCGGCAGGGCGGCACCCTCCCGTCATTACCTTGCTGCAGGCCAGTTTCAAGAAGATTTAAAGATGTCACGGAATTGTCATACAGGCAGCATAAAGTTCGTCTTGTCAAAAATTTGTCATTCCCAACCAATGTTCTCTGGAGGACATATGAAGCTGGTCAAGACTGCCGTGGCAGGCATCGTTTCGATGGTGGTGGCGGGTACTGCGTTCGCGGCGGAAATTACCGGTGCAGGCGCTTCCTTCCCGGCGCCCGTGTATTCCAAGTGGGCCGACGCATATAACAAGGCAACGGGCAACAAGGTCAACTATCAATCCATCGGCTCGTCGGGCGGCATCAAGCAGATCGGCGCCAAGACGGTCGATTTCGGTGCCTCGGACGCGCCGCTGAAGGACGAGGACCTGAACAAGCAGGGCCTGGTCCAGTTCCCGACCGTGATCGGCGGCGTGGTGCCGGTGATCAACCTGCAAGGCGTGAAGCCGGGCGAGCTGACCATCACCGGCGAGGTGCTGGCCAACATCTACCTGGGCAAGATCAAGAAGTGGGACGATCCCGCGATCAAGGCGCTGAACCCGCAAGCCAAGCTGCCGAGCCAGGACATCCTGCCGGTGCGCCGCGCCGACGGTTCGGGCACCACCTTCATCTTCACCAACTACCTGTCCAAGGTCAGCGCTGACTGGAAGGGCACGGTGGGCGAGGGCACCACGGTCAACTGGCCGGGCGGCGGCACCGGCGGCAAGGGCAACGAGGGCGTGGCCGCCTTCGTGCAGCGCCTGAACGGCGCCATCGGCTATGTCGAGTACGCCTACGCCAAGCAGAACAAGATGACTCACGTGAACATGAAGAACGCGTCGGGTGCCGTGGTCAAGCCGGGTGACGACGCCTTCAAGGCCGCCGCCGCCGGCGCGGACTGGAGCAAGAGCTACTACCAGATCCTGACCAACCAGCCGGGCAAGGACGCCTGGCCGATCGCCGGCGCCACCTTCATCCTGGTGCACAAGAACCAGGACAAGCCGGCGCAGGGCGCGGAAGTGCTGAAGTTCTTCGACTGGGCGTACAAGAACGGCACCGGCATGGCCGCCGACCTGGACTACGTGCCGCTGCCGGAAAACGTCGTCAACCAGATCCGCACGACCTGGAAGTCGGTCGTCAAGGACTCGGCAGGCAAGGCGCTGTACTGATCTGACGGTATCGCCGGCCCGCGTGCAAGCGCGGGCCGGCGAACCCTCCCGAATTTTCCGACATGGCGACTACCCCCTCCGACACCCGCAACGTCCAGCCCCCGAGCCGCATGGGCGACATCCTGTTCGGCGGCCTGACGCGCGGCGCCGCGATCGTGACGCTGCTGCTGCTGGGCGGCATCATCGTCTCGCTCGCGATCAGCGCCTGGCCCTCGATCGAGGCCTTCGGCGCGCGCTTCCTGTGGTCCGCGGAGTGGGATCCTCCCGCCGATGTCTACGGTGCGCTGGTGCCCATCTACGGCACCATCGTGACCTCGCTGATCGCATTGATCATCGCGGTGCCGGTCAGCTTCGGCATCGCCCTGTTCCTGACCGAGCTGTCGCCCGCCTGGCTGCGCCGCCCGCTCGGCACGGCCATCGAGCTGCTGGCCGCGGTGCCGTCGATCGTCTACGGCATGTGGGGCCTGCTCGTGTTCGCGCCGATCTTCGGCGAATATTTCCAGAAGCCGCTGGCCGCCACGGTGGGCCAGCTGCCGGTGGTCGGCAAGCTGTTCCAGGGCGCGCCGCTGGGCATCGGCCTGCTGTGCGCGGGCGTGATCCTGGCGATCATGATCATCCCGTACATCGCCTCGGTGATGCGCGACGTGTTCGAAGTCACCCCGGTGCTGCTCAAGGAATCCGCCTACGGCGTGGGCTGCACCACCTGGGAAGTGATGTGGAACGTGGTGCTGCCCTACACCCGCGCCGGCGTCATCGGCGGCGTGATGCTGGGCCTGGGCCGCGCGCTGGGCGAGACCATGGCCGTCACTTTCGTGATCGGCAATACCAACCTGCTGGACAGCGCCTCGCTGTTCTCGCCGGGCAACAGCATTACCTCGGCGCTCGCCAACGAGTTCGCCGAGGCCGGCGCCGGCCTGCATACGGCCGCGCTGATGGAGCTGGGCCTGATCCTGTTCTTCATTACCTTCGTGGTGCTGGCGCTATCCAAACTGCTGTTGCTGAAGCTCGCCAAGAACGAGGGCGCCAAATGAGCCAAATGACCCAAGCGAGCCAGGCCGTGTCTTCCGTCTCGATTCCCGCCGTCCGTCCCGATGCCGATGCCGTGCGCGCGCGCCTGCAGGGCCGCCGCCGCCGCGTCAACCTGTACGCGCTGACCGCTTCGCTGGTGGCGATGGGATTCGGCCTGTTCTGGCTGGCGTGGATCCTGTGGACCACCGTCACGCTGGGCGTGGGCGGGCTCTCGCTGGACCTGTTCACGCAGATGACGCCGGCTCCCAATACCGCCGGCGGCGGCCTGGCCAACGCCATCTTCGGCAGCTTCGTGATGGTCGGCATGGCCACGCTGTTCGGCACGCCGCTGGGCATCCTGGCCGGCATTTACCTGGCCGAGTATGGAAAGAGCTCGCCGCTGGCCAGCTTTATCCGCTTTATCAACGATATCCTGCTGTCGGCGCCGTCGATCGTGATCGGCCTGTTCGTCTACGCACTGGTGGTGACCCGCATGGGCCACTTCTCGGGCTGGGCCGGCATCTGCGCGCTGGCGCTGCTGCAGGTGCCGATCGTGGTGCGCACCACCGAGAACATGCTGAACCTGGTGCCCAACGCGCTGCGCGAGGCCGCCTTCGCCCTGGGCACGCCCAAGTGGAAGATGGTGCTGTCGATCACGGTGAAGTCATCCTACGCGGGAATTGTGACCGGCGTATTGCTGGCGGTCGCCCGTATCGCCGGCGAAACCGCGCCGCTGCTGTTCACCGCGCTGTCCAACCAGTTCTGGACCAGCGACCTGAACAAGCCCATGGCCAACCTGCCGGTGACGATCTTCCGCTTTGCCATGAGCCCGTTCACCGAATGGCAGCAACTGGCCTGGGCGGGCGTGTTCCTGATTACGATTGGCGTGCTGGCCCTGAATATCCTGGCGCGCATCCTGTTCAAGAAATAAGCGGCGCGCCCGTGCTCCGGACCCGCCCCAAGACTGCAAGCGAGAAAACGCAATGACCTCCACCGTCATCGACATTCCCGATTCGGTTCGCGCCAAGATCGACGTGCGCAACCTGAACTTCTACTACGGCCAGTTCCATGCCCTGAAGGACATCAACATGTCGATCCCGGACCGCAAGGTCACGGCCTTCATCGGGCCGTCGGGATGCGGCAAGTCGACGCTGCTGCGCACCTTCAACAAGATGTACGCGCTCTATCCCGAGCAGCGCGCCGAGGGCGAGATCAACATGGACGGCGACAACCTGCTGACCGCCAGGCAGGACATCGCGCTGCTGCGCGCCAAGGTCGGCATGGTGTTCCAGAAGCCGACGCCGTTCCCGATGTCGATCTACGACAACATCGCCTTCGGCGTGCGCCTGTTCGAGAAGCTGTCGCGCTCGGAAATGGATGACCGCGTGGAATGGGCGCTGACCAAGGCGGCGCTGTGGAACGAGGCCAAGGACAAGCTGCACCAGTCGGGCTACGGCCTGTCCGGCGGCCAGCAGCAGCGCCTGTGCATCGCGCGCGGCATCGCCATCCGCCCCGAGGTGCTGCTGCTGGACGAGCCGTGCTCGGCGCTCGACCCGATTTCCACCGGCCGCATCGAAGAGCTGATCGCGGAACTGAAGGACGAGTACACCGTGGTGATCGTCACGCACAACATGCAGCAGGCGGCGCGCTGTTCCGACTACACCGCCTACATGTACCTGGGCGAACTGATCGAGTTCGGCGAGACCGAGAAGATCTTCATCAAGCCGCACCGCAAGGAAACGGAAGACTACATCACCGGCCGGTTCGGCTGACGGGCACGGCAGGGACTAGCATATCCATAAGCGGCCAGGAGAATCCCATGACTGACAAGCACCTGTCGACCCAGTTCGACGCAGACCTCAACGCCATCAACACCAAGCTGCTGCAGATGGGCGGGCTGGTGGAGTCGCAGATCGAGCTGGCCATGCGCGCGCTGACCGACTTCGACGCCGAGATCGCCGACCAGGTCATCGCGCGCGAGCTGCAGCTCAATGCGCTGGAAGTCGAGATCGATGCCGATTGCGGCAATATCATCGCCCGCCGCCAGCCGACCGCGCGCGACCTGCGCCTGGTGATGGCCATCTCCAAGACCATCACCAACCTGGAGCGCGCCGGCGACGAGGCCGAGAAGATCGCCAAGCGCACCAAGCACATCATGGAAGACGCGTCGGCGCACAGCATCAACTACGCCGAGGTCAAGCTCTCGGGCGAGATGGCGATCGCGCTGCTGCGCCAGGCGCTCGACGCCTTTGCCCGGCTGGATACGGTCGCGGCCGCGCGCATCGTCAAGGACGACAAGGCCATCGACGAGGAATTCCGCGGCTTCGTGCGCAAGCTGATCACGTACATGATGGAAGACCCGCGCACGATTTCGGTGGCGCTGGATTTCCTGTTCATCGCCAAGGCCGTGGAGCGCATCGGCGATCACGCCAAGAACATCGCGGAATTTATCATTTACATTGTCAAGGGGACGGACGTCCGCCATGTCTCGCGCGAGGACATGGAGCGCGAAGCGCTGAGCTGAGATCAGCCGCCCACGGAGAACCATACACATGCCAAGCAGTATTCTCGTTGTCGAAGACGAACCGGCGATCGCCGAACTGATCGCCGTGAACCTGCAGCACGCGGGGCATTATCCGATCCGGGCCTATAACGCCGAGCAGGCGCTGTCGCTGATGAGCGATGTGCTGCCCGACCTGGTGCTGCTCGACTGGATGCTCCCGGGCAAGTCAGGCGCGAACTTCGCCAAGGAGTTGCGCGCCAATGACCGTACCCGCCAGATCCCCATCATCATGCTGACCGCGCGCGGCGAAGAGCAGGACAAGGTGATGGGGCTTGAAGCCGGTGCCGACGACTATGTCACCAAGCCGTTCTCGCCCAAGGAACTGCTGGCGCGGATCAAGGCGGTGCTACGCCGCCGCGCGCCGCAGCTG
It encodes the following:
- the ftsH gene encoding ATP-dependent zinc metalloprotease FtsH, with the protein product MNNNLFQKAAIWLVIALVLFTVFKQFDKPRAQDSVTYSQFMDDAKNGKVSRVDVQGRNLVVSPKEGAKYTIISPGDIWMVGDLMKYGVQVTGKADDEPNVLVQALYYLGPTLLIIVFWFYMMRQMQGGGKGGAFSFGKSRARLIDENQNAVTFQDVAGCDESKEEVVELVDFLKDPQKFQKLGGRIPRGVLLVGPPGTGKTLLARAIAGEAKVPFFSISGSDFVEMFVGVGAARVRDMFENAKKQAPCIVFIDEIDAVGRHRGAGMGGGNDEREQTLNQMLVEMDGFEANSGVIVIAATNRADVLDKALLRPGRFDRQVYVGLPDIRGREQILKVHMRKVPIGNDVDASVIARGTPGFSGADLANLVNEAALFAARRNKRVVDMQDFEDAKDKIYMGPERKSTVMREEERRATAYHESGHAVVAKLLPKADPVHKVTIMPRGWALGVTWQLPEHDKYSKYKDSMLEEVAILFGGRAAEEVFLNAMSTGASNDFERATKIARDMVTRFGMSDSLGAMVYVDTEQDGMFGKLSSKTVSEATQQKVDAEIRRIIDEQYALAKRLLEENRDKVEAMTNALMEWETIDADQVNDIMAGKPPRPPRSASGPNGGGSTPSGGSPVAPTNAPATA
- the folP gene encoding dihydropteroate synthase, translating into MGILNVTPDSFSDGGQHASRDAALRHAEQMIAEGVDIIDIGGESSRPGSAALPLADELARVIPVVKALRDCGKPLSIDTYKPEVMRAALAAGADLINDIWGLRMPGAIEAVAGGQAGLCVMHMQRDPQTMQEDPHYDDVVAEVAQFLAERVAVLRAAGIDDARICLDPGFGFGKTPDHNLRLLGQLPRLALDGLPVLAGISRKSTLGAILGGRPPQQRIAASIAAAVCAVERGALIVRVHDVQQTVDAVKTWWAVRNESVSAG
- the glmM gene encoding phosphoglucosamine mutase translates to MTRKYFGTDGVRGKVGDAPITPDFVMRLGHAAGKVLAHGARTGQGKPTVLIGKDTRISGYMLEAALEAGFTSAGVHVLLTGPLPTPGIAYLTRALRLSAGVVISASHNPYYDNGIKFFSASGDKLPDTVEAAIEAALDEPMVCAPSDDLGRARRIDDAAGRYIEFCKSTFPYEQDLHGLKLVVDCAHGAAYHIAPPVFHELGADVVAIGNQPNGRNINAGYGATAPEKLIEAVKANGADLGLAFDGDADRLQVVDADGRLYNGDELLYLIVRDRQAAGQAVPGAVGTLMTNMAVELALKREGVDFVRAKVGDRYVLEELNKRKWTLGGEGSGHLLCLDRHSTGDGIVSALQVLGALRRSGKTLAQLLDGVKLFPQTLINVRVQKGFDWQTHAGLQAARAAVEPELEGRGRVLIRASGTEPVVRVMVEAEQAEMAERAARKLADALGA
- the pstS gene encoding phosphate ABC transporter substrate-binding protein PstS, which encodes MKLVKTAVAGIVSMVVAGTAFAAEITGAGASFPAPVYSKWADAYNKATGNKVNYQSIGSSGGIKQIGAKTVDFGASDAPLKDEDLNKQGLVQFPTVIGGVVPVINLQGVKPGELTITGEVLANIYLGKIKKWDDPAIKALNPQAKLPSQDILPVRRADGSGTTFIFTNYLSKVSADWKGTVGEGTTVNWPGGGTGGKGNEGVAAFVQRLNGAIGYVEYAYAKQNKMTHVNMKNASGAVVKPGDDAFKAAAAGADWSKSYYQILTNQPGKDAWPIAGATFILVHKNQDKPAQGAEVLKFFDWAYKNGTGMAADLDYVPLPENVVNQIRTTWKSVVKDSAGKALY
- the pstC gene encoding phosphate ABC transporter permease PstC, which translates into the protein MATTPSDTRNVQPPSRMGDILFGGLTRGAAIVTLLLLGGIIVSLAISAWPSIEAFGARFLWSAEWDPPADVYGALVPIYGTIVTSLIALIIAVPVSFGIALFLTELSPAWLRRPLGTAIELLAAVPSIVYGMWGLLVFAPIFGEYFQKPLAATVGQLPVVGKLFQGAPLGIGLLCAGVILAIMIIPYIASVMRDVFEVTPVLLKESAYGVGCTTWEVMWNVVLPYTRAGVIGGVMLGLGRALGETMAVTFVIGNTNLLDSASLFSPGNSITSALANEFAEAGAGLHTAALMELGLILFFITFVVLALSKLLLLKLAKNEGAK
- the pstA gene encoding phosphate ABC transporter permease PstA, which translates into the protein MTQASQAVSSVSIPAVRPDADAVRARLQGRRRRVNLYALTASLVAMGFGLFWLAWILWTTVTLGVGGLSLDLFTQMTPAPNTAGGGLANAIFGSFVMVGMATLFGTPLGILAGIYLAEYGKSSPLASFIRFINDILLSAPSIVIGLFVYALVVTRMGHFSGWAGICALALLQVPIVVRTTENMLNLVPNALREAAFALGTPKWKMVLSITVKSSYAGIVTGVLLAVARIAGETAPLLFTALSNQFWTSDLNKPMANLPVTIFRFAMSPFTEWQQLAWAGVFLITIGVLALNILARILFKK
- the pstB gene encoding phosphate ABC transporter ATP-binding protein PstB, which produces MTSTVIDIPDSVRAKIDVRNLNFYYGQFHALKDINMSIPDRKVTAFIGPSGCGKSTLLRTFNKMYALYPEQRAEGEINMDGDNLLTARQDIALLRAKVGMVFQKPTPFPMSIYDNIAFGVRLFEKLSRSEMDDRVEWALTKAALWNEAKDKLHQSGYGLSGGQQQRLCIARGIAIRPEVLLLDEPCSALDPISTGRIEELIAELKDEYTVVIVTHNMQQAARCSDYTAYMYLGELIEFGETEKIFIKPHRKETEDYITGRFG
- the phoU gene encoding phosphate signaling complex protein PhoU, coding for MTDKHLSTQFDADLNAINTKLLQMGGLVESQIELAMRALTDFDAEIADQVIARELQLNALEVEIDADCGNIIARRQPTARDLRLVMAISKTITNLERAGDEAEKIAKRTKHIMEDASAHSINYAEVKLSGEMAIALLRQALDAFARLDTVAAARIVKDDKAIDEEFRGFVRKLITYMMEDPRTISVALDFLFIAKAVERIGDHAKNIAEFIIYIVKGTDVRHVSREDMEREALS
- the phoB gene encoding phosphate regulon transcriptional regulator PhoB, which gives rise to MPSSILVVEDEPAIAELIAVNLQHAGHYPIRAYNAEQALSLMSDVLPDLVLLDWMLPGKSGANFAKELRANDRTRQIPIIMLTARGEEQDKVMGLEAGADDYVTKPFSPKELLARIKAVLRRRAPQLTDDVVAINGLRLDPATHRVTGQDESGPIKLELGPTEFRLLHFLMTHPERVHSRSQLLDQVWGDHVFVEERTVDVHIKRLRAALTPGGYSNMIETVRGSGYRLARTPGA